Proteins encoded in a region of the Enterococcus gilvus ATCC BAA-350 genome:
- a CDS encoding glycoside hydrolase family 73 protein, which yields MDYKKLLCSVMLLGSIGLSTGVAYGEETTDSTNKTESSSMVESSKVSEETTETPSTEKTNETIDSETTEASSSEQPQASEENESVDEQEFDELGNLQFHHPIRFEDFTLAPPAFRAARSAVNTQQAFINQVAPSAKSLANSNNLYASVMIAQAIVESGWGGSDLSRSPNHNLFGIKGMYNGQSVTMPTWEYSEKNGWYQINAKFRKYPSFKESLGDNVTILKTTSFSAGNYYYSGAWKSNTKSYKDATAWLTGRYATAPNYGSTLNSVIETYKLTQYDSGGNNGGGSTPAPVQTNAMYRLYNPNSGEHFYTASTGERDNVRKAGWRYEGIGWQAPKSGTPVYRLYNPNAGDHHYTPIVSEKNHLVKVGWRYEGVSWYSGGSKPLYRLYNPNAKAGAHHYTLLQSERDNLIKHGWRNEGIGWYGQ from the coding sequence ATGGATTATAAAAAACTACTATGTAGTGTGATGTTATTAGGAAGTATAGGCCTATCAACAGGTGTGGCCTACGGAGAAGAAACGACGGATTCAACCAATAAAACAGAAAGTTCATCGATGGTTGAATCATCGAAGGTCTCAGAGGAAACAACGGAGACACCTTCAACAGAAAAAACGAACGAAACAATCGATTCAGAAACAACCGAAGCCAGTTCGAGTGAGCAGCCGCAGGCGAGTGAAGAAAATGAATCGGTGGATGAGCAGGAATTTGATGAATTAGGGAATTTACAATTTCATCATCCTATTCGATTCGAAGATTTCACTTTAGCGCCACCCGCTTTTCGAGCAGCGCGTTCAGCTGTAAATACACAACAGGCGTTTATAAACCAAGTAGCGCCTTCAGCAAAGTCTTTAGCAAATTCAAATAATCTCTACGCTTCTGTAATGATCGCGCAAGCAATCGTTGAAAGTGGCTGGGGAGGAAGTGACCTCTCCAGATCGCCTAACCACAATCTCTTCGGTATAAAAGGAATGTACAACGGTCAATCAGTAACCATGCCAACATGGGAATATAGTGAAAAAAATGGCTGGTATCAGATCAACGCCAAATTTAGAAAATACCCTTCATTCAAGGAGTCTTTGGGCGATAATGTAACTATTTTAAAAACTACATCGTTCTCAGCAGGCAATTATTATTATTCTGGTGCTTGGAAAAGTAATACTAAATCGTACAAAGATGCGACTGCCTGGTTAACGGGACGCTACGCAACTGCGCCAAATTATGGTTCTACTCTAAATAGTGTCATTGAGACCTATAAGTTAACCCAGTATGACTCTGGTGGAAACAATGGTGGCGGTTCAACCCCAGCACCTGTACAAACCAATGCAATGTATCGTTTGTACAATCCAAACAGTGGGGAGCATTTTTATACGGCCAGTACAGGTGAACGAGACAACGTTAGAAAAGCAGGATGGCGTTACGAAGGAATCGGTTGGCAGGCTCCAAAGAGCGGTACACCTGTTTATCGTCTCTATAACCCGAATGCAGGAGACCATCATTACACACCGATTGTCTCCGAAAAGAATCATTTAGTAAAAGTCGGTTGGCGTTATGAAGGAGTAAGCTGGTATTCAGGTGGCAGTAAGCCACTGTATCGCCTGTATAATCCAAATGCAAAAGCAGGCGCGCATCATTACACATTGCTTCAAAGCGAGCGAGATAATTTGATTAAACACGGCTGGCGCAATGAAGGAATTGGCTGGTACGGACAATAA
- a CDS encoding PQQ-dependent sugar dehydrogenase, with the protein MIKNPLFLGMLFVALSGCGNEDSATVSELSGTKESDGQEAEVIAENLAIPWSIERHNETFYISERGGTIAKISDGEVERQSVSLERPLSSASEAGLLGFVLYPDFSESQKGIAYYTYEDNGNRLNRIVELTLANDEWQETAVLLDDIPSGSTHHGGRIKIGPDKKIYATTGDASQPDLAQDRDSLAGKILRLNFDGSIPDDNPFSNSYVYSYGHRNAQGLTWSSDETMYASEHGASANDEINRIREGRNYGWPDIEGSEERDGMESPLFTSGNSQTWAPSGMAYKDEALYVAGLRGTAILRFDLDSEEEKQVVKGFGRIRDVFIDGNTLYFVTNNRDGRGSPDNQDDRLVKVSVSSLD; encoded by the coding sequence ATGATAAAGAACCCGTTATTTTTAGGAATGCTATTTGTAGCTCTAAGCGGCTGCGGGAACGAAGACTCAGCGACTGTTTCAGAGTTGTCTGGCACAAAAGAATCTGATGGACAAGAAGCAGAAGTCATTGCAGAAAATTTAGCTATTCCTTGGTCGATTGAACGTCACAATGAAACTTTTTATATTAGTGAACGAGGAGGAACGATTGCAAAAATCTCTGATGGTGAGGTGGAACGTCAATCCGTTTCTTTGGAACGTCCCCTATCCTCTGCTTCTGAAGCGGGACTTTTGGGTTTTGTGCTCTATCCTGATTTCTCAGAATCACAAAAAGGCATTGCCTATTATACGTATGAAGACAACGGGAATCGACTGAACAGAATTGTAGAATTGACCTTAGCAAATGACGAATGGCAAGAAACAGCAGTTTTATTAGACGATATTCCTAGCGGGAGTACGCATCACGGCGGAAGAATTAAAATTGGCCCGGATAAAAAGATATACGCGACAACTGGTGATGCCTCTCAGCCCGACTTAGCGCAAGACAGAGATTCTTTAGCTGGAAAAATTCTACGTCTAAATTTCGATGGGTCTATTCCCGACGATAATCCCTTCTCTAATTCCTATGTTTATAGTTATGGCCATCGAAACGCACAAGGATTAACTTGGTCTTCTGATGAGACGATGTATGCAAGCGAGCATGGGGCAAGCGCGAATGATGAGATCAATAGAATCAGAGAAGGCAGGAATTATGGCTGGCCTGACATTGAAGGCTCAGAAGAGCGTGACGGAATGGAGTCCCCGCTTTTCACCTCTGGAAATAGTCAGACCTGGGCTCCTTCAGGAATGGCTTATAAGGATGAAGCCCTTTACGTAGCAGGGCTACGCGGAACTGCTATTTTACGTTTTGATTTAGACTCGGAGGAAGAAAAGCAAGTTGTCAAGGGATTTGGCCGCATAAGAGATGTCTTCATCGATGGAAATACCCTCTATTTTGTAACAAATAATCGTGATGGTCGCGGGTCTCCAGACAATCAAGACGATCGTCTGGTCAAGGTATCGGTGTCCTCACTTGATTAA
- a CDS encoding AzlD domain-containing protein: protein MNNNYYLLTLLGCALVTWVPRVLPFVLTKALTLPPTFQKFLSYLPMTILTALLFQSLLNFQTGHFPTLRFPEIFACIPALIVGIRTNDLMKIVLTGVLGIALLRLL from the coding sequence ATGAATAATAATTATTACTTACTAACTTTGTTAGGATGTGCGTTGGTCACTTGGGTACCACGTGTACTGCCCTTCGTTTTGACAAAAGCGCTCACATTACCGCCAACTTTCCAAAAATTTTTAAGTTATTTACCAATGACGATTTTGACAGCGCTATTGTTTCAAAGTTTACTGAATTTCCAAACAGGTCATTTCCCTACATTGCGTTTTCCAGAAATTTTTGCGTGTATCCCAGCATTGATCGTTGGTATTCGTACAAATGACCTCATGAAAATCGTATTAACAGGTGTTCTTGGAATCGCGCTTTTGCGGTTGCTTTAA
- a CDS encoding AzlC family ABC transporter permease gives MDNRIVQNPSFFDGVKACIPTIMGYLGIGIAMGIVGKSAHLAIWQIFLMSTVVYAGSAQFILCGLLLLSAPILSIVFTIFLVNLRHLLMSLSVAHYFKDDSLINGIAIGTLLTDESYGVLMSTLAQEKKVNSSWMHGLNLTAYLIWILSTVIGALLGNFIPDPTIFGFDFALTAMFLGLFLFQVQLPLKRQKNKTWTILAVTIISLFLLMRFVSAELSVILSTLLGCLSGVLIRDE, from the coding sequence ATGGATAATCGTATTGTTCAAAACCCCAGTTTTTTTGATGGTGTTAAAGCTTGTATCCCCACAATTATGGGGTATTTAGGAATTGGGATCGCGATGGGTATCGTCGGAAAATCCGCTCATCTTGCTATTTGGCAGATTTTTTTGATGTCTACTGTCGTTTATGCGGGAAGTGCGCAATTTATTTTATGCGGGTTGCTTTTACTAAGTGCGCCTATTTTATCGATCGTCTTTACTATTTTTCTTGTTAATTTACGGCATTTGCTTATGAGTCTTTCTGTTGCCCACTATTTTAAAGATGATTCACTCATAAATGGTATTGCTATTGGAACATTGTTGACTGATGAGTCCTACGGCGTACTGATGTCCACGCTTGCACAAGAAAAAAAGGTCAATAGTTCGTGGATGCACGGATTGAATCTTACAGCTTACCTTATTTGGATTCTTTCTACCGTTATCGGTGCACTGTTAGGAAATTTTATTCCTGATCCTACTATTTTTGGATTTGATTTTGCATTGACTGCGATGTTTCTTGGATTGTTTTTGTTCCAAGTGCAATTACCCTTAAAAAGGCAAAAAAATAAAACATGGACCATTTTGGCAGTAACAATCATCAGCCTCTTTCTTTTGATGCGTTTTGTTTCTGCTGAACTTTCTGTTATTTTGTCGACATTACTGGGCTGCTTATCGGGGGTATTGATACGTGATGAATAA
- a CDS encoding universal stress protein — translation MKESYKKILVAVDGSTASTDAFNEALNIAERNGAKLFILTVVDYKFSLGDPAFINDALKFHLNNAEIELEQLIANSDISKLDYETKIDSGNPKRKIVDYAVETQVDLIIVGSTGKGAVEQAIVGSTTAYVVNHASCNVMVVKP, via the coding sequence ATGAAAGAAAGTTATAAAAAAATTCTTGTAGCAGTGGATGGTTCTACCGCTTCTACTGATGCATTCAATGAAGCATTGAACATAGCTGAACGTAATGGAGCAAAACTTTTTATACTTACAGTTGTGGATTATAAATTTTCTTTAGGAGATCCAGCATTTATTAATGATGCATTAAAATTCCATCTTAACAATGCTGAAATCGAGCTCGAGCAACTCATTGCTAATTCAGATATCAGTAAGTTGGACTACGAAACTAAAATTGATTCTGGAAATCCTAAACGGAAGATTGTCGATTACGCAGTTGAAACGCAAGTAGACTTAATTATTGTTGGATCAACCGGCAAGGGTGCAGTGGAACAAGCTATAGTGGGATCTACTACAGCGTATGTAGTAAATCACGCAAGTTGTAATGTCATGGTTGTAAAGCCATAA
- a CDS encoding HdeD family acid-resistance protein codes for MLNFIDSIKKDGYLRSAFYLILGIAILISPRSVFRGIVYIIFFYLLIFGIMQIIRGVKAKKYTGNVGFETTSGITRIIIAFVILWFSKGIISILPMFLGFIILIFAIGQFLQSWSAKRNGFPVMAQVIYSALMIVAGFFLLFNPFSSLMFLFQIFGFLLITMAISEFINTRRFSR; via the coding sequence ATGTTAAATTTTATCGATTCAATAAAAAAAGACGGCTATTTGAGAAGTGCTTTCTATCTAATACTTGGAATTGCTATATTGATTTCACCACGTAGTGTTTTCAGAGGGATCGTGTATATCATCTTTTTCTATCTACTAATTTTCGGTATCATGCAAATTATCCGTGGGGTAAAAGCGAAAAAATATACTGGAAATGTTGGGTTTGAAACTACTAGCGGAATTACGCGAATTATTATCGCATTTGTAATCCTTTGGTTTTCAAAAGGAATTATCAGTATTTTGCCGATGTTCTTAGGTTTTATTATTTTGATCTTTGCCATTGGTCAATTTCTTCAAAGCTGGTCTGCGAAAAGAAATGGTTTTCCAGTTATGGCCCAAGTCATATACAGCGCCTTGATGATTGTTGCGGGTTTCTTCTTATTGTTTAACCCTTTCAGCAGCTTGATGTTTCTTTTTCAAATTTTTGGCTTTTTATTGATAACTATGGCTATTTCAGAATTTATTAACACTCGTCGTTTTAGCCGATAA
- a CDS encoding nitroreductase family protein produces the protein MSQFLESLKERRSHYALGRDVKLSEEEVTEVIKDAIKNSPTAFNAQSPRAVILFGDAHEKLWNIVEEALKPLTPAEVFPNTQAKIDGFRTAYGTVLFFKETDTVKNLQEQFALYADNFPDWAEQSNGIATANTWTALTSAGLGANLQHYNPVIDDAVAEEWDIPANWQLRSQLVFGSKEGEANEKEFLADDERFRVFH, from the coding sequence ATGTCTCAATTTTTAGAATCATTAAAAGAACGTCGTTCACATTATGCATTAGGACGTGACGTTAAATTATCTGAAGAAGAAGTTACAGAAGTAATCAAAGATGCTATTAAAAACAGCCCAACGGCTTTTAACGCACAATCTCCTCGTGCAGTAATTCTTTTCGGTGATGCACATGAAAAATTGTGGAACATCGTTGAAGAAGCTTTGAAACCATTAACTCCTGCTGAAGTTTTCCCTAATACACAAGCAAAAATTGATGGCTTCAGAACAGCTTACGGTACCGTATTATTCTTTAAAGAAACAGATACTGTGAAGAATTTGCAAGAACAATTTGCACTATACGCTGATAACTTCCCAGATTGGGCAGAACAATCAAACGGGATTGCTACTGCAAATACATGGACTGCGTTAACTTCTGCAGGCCTTGGCGCAAACTTACAACATTACAATCCAGTTATCGATGACGCTGTTGCAGAAGAATGGGATATTCCTGCAAACTGGCAATTACGTTCACAATTGGTTTTCGGCTCTAAAGAAGGCGAAGCAAATGAAAAAGAATTTTTAGCTGATGACGAACGTTTCCGCGTTTTTCATTAA
- the lepB gene encoding signal peptidase I, whose translation MNIKEAVKTIIYFLILAAILIGLRHFVFTPVVVKGDSMDPTLADGERVIALKNTEIKRFDIVTFPAPDDEGKNYIKRVIGLPGDTIEYKDDQLYINGKKTDEPYLDEYKGELTDSQPLTYDFNLKDLYGSEKIPEGELFVLGDNRRISKDSRIIGMIKEKNIMADVKFVFWPLNRFGTVD comes from the coding sequence GTGAATATAAAAGAGGCAGTAAAGACAATTATTTATTTTTTGATTTTAGCAGCGATTTTAATCGGACTACGACATTTTGTTTTTACACCTGTCGTTGTTAAAGGGGATTCTATGGACCCTACATTAGCAGATGGCGAACGCGTGATTGCTCTAAAGAACACTGAGATCAAACGTTTTGACATCGTAACTTTTCCAGCGCCTGACGATGAAGGAAAAAATTATATTAAGCGTGTAATTGGTTTGCCTGGCGATACGATTGAATATAAGGATGACCAGCTTTATATCAATGGAAAGAAAACGGATGAACCTTATTTGGATGAGTACAAAGGTGAATTAACAGACAGTCAACCGCTGACTTATGATTTTAACTTAAAAGACCTATATGGCTCCGAAAAAATTCCTGAAGGCGAATTATTCGTTTTAGGAGACAATCGTCGCATCTCTAAAGACAGCCGAATCATTGGAATGATCAAGGAGAAGAACATCATGGCAGATGTGAAGTTTGTTTTTTGGCCATTAAATCGATTTGGAACTGTAGACTAG
- a CDS encoding PD-(D/E)XK nuclease family protein, with translation MPLQFLLGAGQNDSVERMVQTAEDWLKQNIENRVFFIVPNYNKFEQEIHLLSAMKKGNHTTEFSTIRTQVFSFQRLAWYFLQRDGQVPGNILSEAGNAMILRKILKEQQEELTIFRGEVNKTGFIQQLASFYQEMQIGNLSVEDLAESGSDQDQVLKLQDLKKVFAAYEDALLEYNVANEDPLQLLHTYLESQNLSNCLFIVSGFTRFNAQELTILTTLMTCGELFVSLELDRPYPNEEPNPLNLFADPGKTYHQLKSQADIQKIPVRTDQFCLKKTSVFNQVGEFWANQKTSDLAHTNQLKITKYATIADEIRKVGEEIRRLVREEGYRYNDIQILLRKPQFYNSVLPDVFNKLDVPFYLDETQEMAAHPLIEFLQALFLMDNYHYRINDVFRMLRTELFAPFDWAKDAWLAEQQRYREMIDLTENVCLAYNFRGSAWTKEANWEFVDYDFEAEVFKDAKELESTTNEVRRSVQQTVPDFFKKIKQAENGVEAATIFYHFMEASGVKRQLLYWRDQEVSKGNLDKARNHEQTWQALLDLLDEYVLIYGHDSFEWETFQEIFLAGLMNLTYGKIPTAIDQVRVNDLELARVDQMKVTFAIGLNNNDFPARFDDKGLLTAEERVAFNQNLPEGKFLPESNSSKVNREPFLAYSVFLSATDKLYLSVATTVDGEKKLEVSSFLKQLSQGLHLSIKENESLQLMSLPENHLGTIRTLLSDLIALNRMAQDENRPLLPAWRELQKFIQNSTIAPMAQRVFKSLQDLNVPRALLPETAERLYGKNLYVSVSRIENFYNCQYKYFANFGLGLKERTVYGLTPAAAGDFYHEALDHFFRLIKEQGIRLAELNEAERNRLADQVLKDVFGELKFAILSSSARMNYIRYQLSRTIQKVSWGLVQQGMRTSFEPQQTEVVFGSIGGEKGIPGIKLPLSNGGEVSIRGKIDRLDQLSSEESDWLSVIDYKSSPHSFNVADAYYGIALQLITYLDVAVTDFSQANDKQIKPAGAYYLHVHNPVLKDPKNVEKDMLKAYQYDGLFAKEPELYDQLDQSLLEKENSLLFPIKKDKNGQTVIVSQSKDKFYDLDEMELLRQYNREKIQKAGNQIVSGEIKLNPSYKDNQRIACQYCPFRSVCKFDAMLKENNYHRLEKLSKEEVLKRMEDELHDN, from the coding sequence ATGCCATTACAATTTTTGTTAGGTGCTGGTCAAAACGATTCGGTAGAACGAATGGTCCAAACTGCGGAAGATTGGTTAAAACAAAATATAGAGAATCGTGTGTTTTTCATAGTCCCCAATTATAATAAATTTGAGCAAGAGATTCATCTCTTGTCAGCTATGAAGAAGGGGAACCACACAACAGAATTCAGTACGATACGCACACAAGTTTTTAGTTTCCAGCGACTTGCTTGGTATTTTTTACAGCGAGATGGACAGGTTCCTGGAAATATTTTATCAGAAGCTGGAAACGCAATGATTTTGCGAAAAATTCTGAAGGAACAACAAGAAGAATTAACGATTTTTCGCGGAGAAGTAAATAAAACAGGATTTATTCAACAATTGGCAAGTTTTTATCAAGAGATGCAAATTGGAAATTTATCGGTAGAGGACTTAGCCGAAAGTGGAAGCGACCAAGATCAAGTATTGAAATTACAAGATCTGAAAAAAGTATTTGCTGCGTATGAGGACGCATTGCTTGAATACAATGTAGCGAACGAAGACCCGCTACAGTTGCTGCATACGTATTTAGAGAGTCAAAATTTGTCAAACTGCCTGTTTATCGTAAGTGGGTTTACGCGATTTAATGCACAAGAGTTAACTATTTTAACTACATTGATGACTTGTGGAGAGCTATTTGTTTCGTTAGAGCTTGACCGTCCATATCCTAACGAAGAACCGAATCCTTTGAATTTATTCGCGGACCCTGGAAAAACATATCATCAGTTGAAGAGTCAGGCAGACATTCAAAAAATTCCCGTTCGTACAGATCAATTTTGTCTTAAAAAAACTTCAGTATTCAATCAAGTAGGAGAGTTTTGGGCAAATCAGAAAACGAGCGACTTAGCCCATACGAATCAACTAAAGATTACTAAATACGCCACGATCGCCGATGAAATTCGTAAAGTTGGCGAAGAAATTCGTCGATTAGTCAGGGAAGAGGGGTATCGTTATAACGATATTCAAATTTTGCTTCGCAAGCCGCAATTTTATAATAGTGTTTTGCCTGATGTATTTAATAAATTGGACGTCCCGTTTTATTTAGATGAGACGCAAGAGATGGCGGCACATCCGTTAATCGAGTTTTTACAGGCTCTTTTTTTAATGGATAATTACCATTATCGGATTAACGATGTTTTTCGAATGCTCCGTACAGAGCTGTTCGCGCCATTCGATTGGGCGAAGGACGCGTGGTTGGCTGAACAACAACGCTACAGGGAAATGATTGATTTAACAGAAAATGTTTGCTTGGCCTATAATTTTAGAGGCAGCGCGTGGACAAAAGAGGCAAACTGGGAGTTTGTTGATTACGATTTCGAAGCAGAGGTTTTTAAGGATGCAAAGGAATTAGAGTCAACAACAAATGAGGTTCGCCGTTCCGTACAACAAACCGTCCCAGATTTTTTTAAGAAAATAAAACAAGCTGAAAACGGAGTAGAAGCTGCCACGATTTTTTATCACTTCATGGAAGCCAGCGGTGTAAAACGCCAATTGTTGTATTGGCGAGACCAAGAAGTTTCTAAAGGAAATCTTGATAAAGCTCGAAATCATGAGCAAACATGGCAAGCGCTTCTAGATCTTTTGGACGAGTATGTATTGATCTACGGCCACGATTCATTTGAGTGGGAAACTTTCCAGGAAATCTTTTTAGCAGGATTAATGAATCTGACATATGGGAAGATTCCAACCGCCATTGATCAAGTTCGCGTCAACGATTTAGAACTAGCGCGAGTAGATCAGATGAAAGTCACTTTTGCTATTGGCTTAAACAACAATGATTTTCCAGCTCGTTTTGATGACAAGGGTCTTTTGACTGCTGAGGAACGTGTTGCTTTTAATCAAAACCTGCCTGAAGGAAAGTTCTTACCGGAAAGCAATAGCTCAAAAGTAAATCGAGAACCTTTTCTGGCCTATTCAGTTTTTTTGTCTGCAACGGATAAGCTTTATTTGAGTGTAGCGACTACTGTAGACGGAGAGAAGAAGTTAGAAGTTTCTTCCTTTTTGAAGCAATTAAGCCAAGGCCTCCATCTTTCAATTAAAGAAAATGAATCCCTACAATTGATGAGTTTACCTGAAAACCATTTAGGAACGATTCGAACACTGCTTTCTGACCTTATTGCTCTCAATCGAATGGCACAGGATGAAAATCGTCCGTTACTGCCTGCTTGGAGAGAGTTGCAAAAATTTATTCAAAATAGCACCATCGCTCCAATGGCACAACGAGTTTTTAAAAGCTTACAAGATTTAAATGTCCCGCGTGCATTGCTTCCCGAAACAGCCGAACGCTTGTATGGGAAGAATCTTTATGTTTCAGTTTCACGGATTGAAAACTTTTATAACTGTCAGTATAAATATTTTGCGAACTTTGGATTGGGTTTAAAGGAGCGCACAGTATACGGATTAACTCCAGCAGCTGCGGGAGATTTCTACCATGAAGCATTGGATCATTTTTTCCGTTTGATAAAAGAACAAGGAATTCGATTGGCAGAGTTAAATGAAGCAGAGCGTAACCGATTAGCCGATCAAGTATTGAAAGACGTTTTCGGTGAGTTAAAATTTGCAATTTTGTCTAGTTCAGCACGAATGAACTACATTCGATACCAATTGTCACGCACGATACAAAAAGTCAGTTGGGGATTGGTTCAGCAAGGAATGCGTACAAGTTTTGAACCCCAACAAACCGAGGTTGTTTTTGGCTCTATCGGTGGCGAAAAAGGAATTCCGGGAATTAAATTGCCTCTTTCAAATGGTGGTGAAGTCTCGATCCGAGGGAAAATCGACCGATTGGATCAACTAAGCAGTGAAGAAAGTGACTGGCTAAGTGTTATTGACTATAAGTCGAGTCCGCATAGTTTTAATGTAGCAGATGCCTATTATGGTATCGCCTTGCAATTGATTACGTACTTGGATGTAGCGGTAACCGATTTTAGTCAGGCAAATGACAAGCAAATAAAACCAGCAGGGGCCTATTACCTCCATGTTCATAATCCTGTTCTAAAGGATCCTAAAAATGTCGAAAAAGATATGCTAAAAGCCTATCAATATGATGGCTTGTTTGCAAAAGAGCCGGAGCTATATGATCAGTTAGATCAGAGCTTGCTGGAAAAAGAAAATTCTTTATTGTTCCCAATAAAAAAAGATAAAAATGGACAAACTGTAATCGTGTCACAATCTAAGGATAAGTTTTACGACTTAGATGAAATGGAGCTTTTACGACAATACAATCGAGAAAAAATCCAAAAGGCTGGTAATCAGATTGTTTCCGGAGAAATTAAATTAAATCCGAGTTACAAGGATAATCAACGAATCGCTTGTCAATATTGTCCATTTCGCAGTGTTTGTAAATTTGATGCCATGCTGAAAGAAAATAATTACCACCGCTTAGAGAAGCTCTCAAAAGAGGAAGTTTTGAAACGAATGGAGGACGAACTACATGACAACTAA